From the Nitrobacter hamburgensis X14 genome, one window contains:
- a CDS encoding SOS response-associated peptidase, translating into MCGRYVILSPPEAMRQAFGYAEQPNFPPRYNIAPTQPVPVVVRENGARHFRLMRWGLIPAWVKDPRQFALVINARAETVLDKPAFKNAMKRRRCLLPVDGYYEWHQSEERKRPFFIRPRNGGLIAFAGLSETWVGPNGEELDTVAIVTTAARGGLATLHSRAPVTIASGDYARWLDGDATDAGAAMLSLRAPEDGEFVWHEVSTRVNRVANDDAQLLLPISEEQAEAEAPKVSKNAAARKAAPAASDDGQGSLF; encoded by the coding sequence ATGTGCGGACGCTACGTGATCCTGTCACCTCCGGAGGCGATGCGTCAGGCTTTTGGCTACGCCGAACAGCCGAATTTCCCGCCACGGTACAATATTGCGCCGACTCAGCCGGTTCCGGTGGTCGTCCGCGAGAATGGCGCCCGGCATTTCCGCCTGATGCGATGGGGCCTGATTCCGGCCTGGGTCAAGGATCCCCGGCAGTTCGCCCTCGTCATCAACGCCCGCGCCGAGACGGTGCTGGACAAGCCGGCTTTCAAAAATGCGATGAAACGGCGCCGCTGCCTGCTGCCAGTCGACGGATACTACGAATGGCATCAATCGGAGGAACGCAAGCGGCCGTTCTTCATCCGGCCGCGCAACGGCGGGTTGATCGCCTTCGCGGGGCTTTCCGAGACCTGGGTCGGGCCGAACGGCGAGGAGCTTGATACCGTCGCCATCGTCACCACGGCGGCGCGCGGCGGTCTTGCGACCCTGCATTCGCGGGCGCCGGTGACGATCGCGTCTGGGGATTACGCGCGCTGGCTCGACGGCGATGCCACCGACGCGGGAGCGGCCATGCTGTCGCTGCGCGCGCCGGAGGACGGCGAATTCGTCTGGCATGAGGTGTCGACACGCGTGAACCGTGTCGCCAACGACGACGCGCAACTGCTGCTGCCGATCTCCGAGGAGCAGGCGGAAGCCGAGGCGCCGAAGGTGTCGAAGAATGCCGCGGCTCGCAAGGCTGCGCCCGCAGCCTCCGACGACGGGCAGGGGTCCCTGTTTTGA
- a CDS encoding IS630 family transposase (programmed frameshift), translating to MPHPLSNDLRERVVAYVEAGNSCHGAAARFGTSVSFAVNLMRRWRETGRVDPRPRGGFRHGKLGQHRDFILATVAAESDITMPELAEKLAKAKGVKADPSNLSKFLISPAGSASKKTLRASEQDRPELVKARAEWKAGRQPIMRKQRERLIFIDETGTTTKMVRQRGRSLKGTRLNSKAPFGHWGTQTFVAGLKCDGLVAPWVIDAPMNRIIFETYVDTQLAPALRPGDVVILDNLSSHKSEKAEKAIRARGAWLLFLPPYSPDLNPIEMAFAKLKAHLRAAAARTIDALWKAIGNICALFSPQECSNYFKAAGYGFN from the exons ATGCCGCATCCTTTGTCGAACGATCTGCGTGAGCGTGTTGTTGCCTATGTCGAGGCGGGGAACTCGTGCCATGGGGCTGCTGCCCGTTTTGGGACTTCGGTATCTTTTGCGGTGAACCTGATGCGGCGCTGGCGGGAGACGGGTCGGGTCGATCCGCGTCCGCGTGGCGGGTTCCGGCATGGCAAACTCGGTCAGCACCGCGACTTCATTCTTGCGACAGTCGCGGCCGAGAGCGACATCACCATGCCTGAACTGGCGGAAAAACTCGCCAAGGCCAAGGGCGTCAAAGCAGACCCGTCGAACCTGTCGAAGTTCTTGAT ATCGCCTGCGGGCTCAGCTTCAAAAAAAACTCTGCGGGCCAGCGAACAAGACAGGCCTGAACTGGTCAAGGCTCGGGCCGAATGGAAAGCAGGCCGCCAGCCCATCATGCGCAAGCAGCGCGAGCGGCTGATCTTCATTGACGAAACCGGCACCACCACCAAGATGGTTCGCCAGCGTGGACGATCGCTGAAAGGAACGCGGCTGAACAGCAAGGCTCCATTCGGTCACTGGGGAACGCAGACCTTCGTAGCAGGCCTCAAGTGCGATGGCCTCGTCGCCCCCTGGGTTATCGATGCCCCAATGAACCGGATCATCTTCGAGACCTATGTCGACACCCAACTCGCGCCCGCCCTCAGGCCCGGTGATGTCGTCATCCTGGATAATCTCTCCAGCCACAAGAGCGAGAAGGCCGAAAAAGCCATCCGCGCACGGGGCGCGTGGCTCCTGTTCCTGCCGCCCTACAGCCCGGATCTCAATCCCATCGAAATGGCCTTCGCAAAACTGAAAGCTCATCTGCGAGCCGCCGCAGCCAGAACCATCGACGCTCTCTGGAAAGCCATCGGCAACATCTGCGCGCTCTTCTCTCCGCAAGAGTGCTCAAACTACTTCAAAGCCGCAGGATACGGATTCAATTGA
- a CDS encoding NUDIX hydrolase — protein MPPVPPAPSQRPQLAVSAAIFRDGKVLLVRRARPPGKGLHSLPGGRVEFGETMAEALHREVAEEAGLTVEIVGLAGWREVIPAQPGHGHYLVMSFAARWVAGEPVLNDELDAFRWVVPELPDDLGLTEGLQTIIDSARRLVGV, from the coding sequence ATGCCGCCGGTTCCGCCTGCGCCTTCTCAAAGACCCCAGCTCGCCGTCAGCGCCGCGATCTTTCGCGACGGCAAGGTTCTGCTGGTGCGCCGCGCCCGGCCGCCCGGCAAGGGCTTGCATTCCCTGCCCGGCGGGCGCGTCGAATTCGGCGAGACCATGGCCGAGGCGCTGCATCGCGAGGTGGCGGAGGAAGCCGGGCTCACGGTCGAGATTGTCGGTCTCGCGGGCTGGCGGGAGGTGATTCCAGCCCAACCCGGCCACGGACATTACCTGGTAATGTCGTTCGCGGCGCGCTGGGTCGCCGGCGAGCCGGTCCTCAACGACGAACTCGACGCCTTCCGTTGGGTCGTCCCGGAACTGCCGGACGATCTTGGGCTCACCGAGGGACTGCAAACCATCATCGATTCGGCGCGGCGGCTTGTCGGGGTTTGA
- a CDS encoding TIGR02301 family protein — translation MRKSVFAVVLVTAICCALPARAQEGAAPFDGDLQRLAEILGTLHYLRGICGANEGAKWRNEMQALIDAETPSGERRARMIAGFNRGYNGFQQTYRVCTPAANVAIRRYIEEGAKISRDLTARYAN, via the coding sequence ATGCGCAAATCGGTTTTTGCCGTTGTTCTGGTGACTGCAATCTGTTGCGCGCTGCCCGCGCGCGCGCAGGAGGGGGCTGCGCCGTTCGACGGTGACCTGCAACGGCTGGCCGAGATCCTCGGCACACTGCACTATCTTCGCGGCATCTGCGGCGCCAACGAAGGCGCGAAATGGCGCAATGAAATGCAGGCCCTGATCGACGCCGAGACGCCTTCCGGCGAGCGCCGCGCCAGAATGATCGCGGGCTTCAACCGCGGCTATAACGGGTTCCAGCAGACCTACCGGGTATGCACGCCGGCCGCGAATGTCGCGATCCGCCGGTATATCGAGGAAGGCGCGAAGATTTCCCGCGACCTGACCGCCAGATACGCAAACTGA
- a CDS encoding dihydroorotase has protein sequence MTKTFDVILRAGTIVNQDGEGVGDIAVSGGRIAAIGGLGHADAGEVIDCRGLHILPGVIDTQVHFREPGLTHKEDLETGSRSAVMGGVTAVFEMPNTNPLTVTEETFTAKVRAGHHRMHCDFAFFIGGTRDNVQDLPELERAPGCAGVKVFVGSSTGALLVEDDDSLRKIFRVIRRRASFHAEDEYRLNDRKGLRIEGDPRSHPVWRDETAALLATQRLVNLARETGKRIHVLHISTREEIEYLRDHKDVASCEATPHHLTMVAPGCYERLGTLAQMNPPVRNAAHRAGIWNGIKQGIIDVLGSDHAPHTLEEKRKTYPASPSGMTGVQTLVPLMLDHVNADRLSLARFVDLTSAGPARLFNIACKGRIAAGYDADFTVVDLKRSETITNKWMASRAGWTPYDGVEVTGWPVGTFVRGRRVMWQGELATASTGEPVRFLETLKP, from the coding sequence ATGACCAAGACATTTGACGTGATTCTGAGAGCGGGCACCATCGTCAATCAGGACGGCGAGGGGGTCGGCGACATCGCTGTTTCCGGCGGTCGCATCGCTGCCATCGGCGGGCTGGGTCACGCCGACGCGGGCGAGGTGATCGACTGCCGGGGGCTGCATATCCTGCCCGGCGTGATCGACACCCAGGTGCATTTCCGCGAGCCGGGGCTGACGCACAAGGAAGACCTCGAAACCGGCTCGCGCAGCGCCGTGATGGGCGGCGTGACCGCGGTGTTCGAGATGCCGAACACCAATCCGCTGACCGTGACCGAGGAGACTTTCACCGCAAAGGTGAGGGCGGGTCACCACCGGATGCACTGCGACTTCGCTTTCTTCATCGGCGGCACCCGCGACAACGTGCAGGACCTGCCCGAACTGGAGCGCGCGCCGGGTTGCGCCGGCGTCAAGGTGTTCGTCGGATCCTCCACCGGCGCGCTGCTGGTCGAGGACGATGACAGCCTGCGAAAAATCTTCAGGGTGATCCGCCGCCGCGCGTCGTTTCACGCCGAGGACGAATACCGCCTCAACGATCGCAAGGGATTGCGCATCGAGGGCGATCCGCGCTCGCATCCGGTATGGCGCGACGAAACCGCCGCGTTGCTGGCGACGCAGCGGCTGGTCAATCTCGCCCGCGAGACCGGAAAGCGCATTCACGTGCTGCATATCTCGACCCGCGAGGAGATCGAATATCTGCGCGACCACAAGGATGTCGCTTCCTGCGAGGCGACGCCGCATCACCTGACAATGGTCGCGCCCGGATGCTACGAGCGGCTCGGCACGCTGGCGCAAATGAATCCGCCGGTGCGCAATGCCGCTCATCGTGCCGGCATCTGGAACGGCATCAAGCAGGGCATCATCGACGTGCTCGGCTCCGATCACGCCCCGCACACGCTGGAAGAAAAGCGGAAGACCTATCCCGCCTCGCCATCAGGCATGACCGGCGTGCAGACGCTGGTGCCCTTGATGCTGGATCACGTCAATGCGGACCGGTTGTCGCTGGCGCGTTTTGTCGATCTCACCAGTGCCGGGCCGGCGCGGCTGTTCAACATCGCCTGCAAGGGGCGGATCGCGGCGGGCTATGATGCCGACTTCACCGTGGTCGATCTCAAGCGGAGCGAGACCATCACCAACAAGTGGATGGCGTCGCGCGCGGGATGGACGCCCTATGACGGTGTCGAGGTGACGGGCTGGCCGGTCGGCACTTTCGTGCGCGGCCGCCGCGTGATGTGGCAGGGCGAGCTGGCGACGGCATCCACGGGCGAACCGGTGCGCTTTCTGGAGACGCTGAAACCGTAG
- a CDS encoding YgfZ/GcvT domain-containing protein, protein MKAAFLPDRGVVKVSGDDARNFLNGLVTTDVTKIQPGFGRFGALLTPQGKITFDFLITEAQPGHGGGFLIDCPLSLAQSLATKLGFYKLRAKVTVDNISSTLGVLAAWDGEPAMKPDLTFADPRSDRLGWRILAPEELATRAATVIGAELVESADYDAHRIAAGVPSGGTDFMFGDAFPHEANMDRLHGVDFDKGCYVGQEVVSRMEHRGTARSRIVRVLLDDGAPDAGTAIVAADKSVGTMGSSAASQGLALLRLDRAADAIEAGIALTAGGIPIRVADPDDLKLPAKTTVA, encoded by the coding sequence ATGAAAGCAGCGTTTCTTCCCGACCGGGGAGTGGTCAAGGTCAGCGGCGACGACGCCCGCAATTTTCTCAACGGTCTCGTGACCACGGACGTGACCAAGATCCAGCCGGGCTTCGGCCGGTTCGGCGCGCTGCTGACGCCGCAGGGCAAGATCACGTTCGATTTCCTCATCACCGAAGCCCAGCCCGGCCACGGAGGCGGCTTTCTCATCGACTGCCCGTTGTCGCTGGCGCAGTCGCTCGCGACCAAGCTCGGCTTCTACAAGCTGCGCGCCAAGGTCACGGTCGACAACATCTCCAGCACGCTTGGCGTGCTGGCGGCCTGGGATGGCGAGCCCGCCATGAAGCCGGACCTGACCTTCGCCGACCCGCGTAGCGACAGGCTCGGCTGGCGCATTCTCGCGCCGGAGGAACTCGCGACCCGAGCGGCCACTGTGATAGGCGCCGAACTGGTCGAAAGCGCCGACTACGACGCCCACCGGATCGCAGCGGGTGTGCCGAGCGGCGGAACAGATTTCATGTTCGGCGACGCCTTTCCGCATGAAGCCAACATGGACCGGCTGCACGGCGTCGATTTCGACAAGGGCTGCTATGTCGGTCAGGAAGTGGTTTCGCGCATGGAGCACCGCGGCACCGCGCGCAGCCGGATTGTGCGGGTGCTCCTGGACGATGGCGCGCCGGATGCAGGCACGGCCATCGTCGCGGCGGACAAGTCCGTGGGCACCATGGGCTCGTCGGCCGCGAGCCAAGGTCTTGCGCTGCTGCGGCTGGATCGCGCCGCGGACGCGATCGAGGCCGGGATCGCCTTGACCGCAGGCGGCATTCCGATCCGCGTCGCCGATCCGGACGACCTGAAGCTCCCGGCGAAGACGACCGTTGCATGA
- a CDS encoding DNA-3-methyladenine glycosylase I: MTQSARLHADGVMRCPWPGDDPLYLAYHDTEWGIPEYDDRALFEKLILDGFQAGLSWITILRKRDNFRRAFDDFNPETIARYGENKIHALMNDAGIVRNRAKIEGTVTSAKSYLAIMEQGPGFSALLWDFMDGRPKVNRFKTTASVPASTALSITISKELASRGFKFVGPTIVYAFMQATGMVNDHLVACHCHETCGKQTRKPRFKTK; encoded by the coding sequence ATGACGCAATCCGCGCGCCTGCATGCCGACGGCGTGATGCGCTGCCCGTGGCCCGGCGACGACCCGCTCTACCTCGCCTATCACGACACCGAGTGGGGCATACCCGAATACGACGATCGCGCGCTGTTCGAAAAGCTGATCCTCGACGGCTTTCAGGCTGGCCTGTCGTGGATCACGATTTTGCGCAAGCGCGACAACTTCCGCCGCGCCTTCGACGATTTCAACCCCGAGACAATCGCCCGCTACGGCGAGAACAAGATCCACGCGCTGATGAACGATGCCGGCATCGTGCGCAATCGGGCGAAAATCGAGGGCACTGTGACCAGCGCGAAATCCTATCTCGCGATCATGGAGCAGGGTCCGGGCTTTTCCGCATTGCTGTGGGACTTCATGGACGGCAGGCCGAAGGTCAACCGGTTCAAGACCACGGCGAGCGTACCTGCCTCGACGGCGCTGTCGATCACGATATCGAAGGAACTGGCATCGCGCGGATTCAAGTTCGTCGGGCCCACGATCGTGTATGCCTTCATGCAGGCGACCGGCATGGTCAACGACCATCTGGTGGCCTGCCATTGCCATGAGACATGCGGCAAGCAGACGCGCAAGCCGCGTTTCAAGACGAAATGA
- a CDS encoding YfbR-like 5'-deoxynucleotidase, with product MTARAAPKTATRAWQRMLSGRRLDLLDPSPLDIEVADIAHGLARVARWNGQTRGAHIFSVAQHTLLVEAVMREHAPRIDIRVRLAALLHDAPEYVIGDMISPFKAVIGGSYKVVEKRLLSAIHIRFGLPPALPADIEQQIKDADIGAAYLEATHLAGFSEPEARRLFGSDPGLPAAMIDDYLTPWPAGKAEKRFLARFRSLHC from the coding sequence ATGACCGCACGGGCCGCCCCGAAAACCGCGACGCGCGCCTGGCAGCGGATGCTGTCCGGCCGGCGGCTCGACCTGCTCGATCCCTCGCCGCTCGACATCGAGGTCGCCGATATCGCGCATGGCCTCGCCCGGGTCGCGCGATGGAACGGCCAGACCCGCGGCGCGCACATTTTCTCGGTCGCGCAGCACACGCTGCTGGTCGAGGCCGTGATGCGCGAGCACGCGCCGCGCATCGATATCCGGGTGCGGCTGGCGGCGCTGCTGCACGACGCGCCGGAATATGTCATCGGCGACATGATCTCGCCGTTCAAGGCGGTGATCGGCGGTTCCTACAAGGTGGTGGAGAAGCGGCTGTTGTCGGCGATCCACATCCGCTTCGGACTGCCGCCGGCGCTGCCCGCCGACATCGAACAGCAGATCAAGGATGCCGACATAGGCGCGGCCTATCTCGAAGCGACCCATCTCGCTGGTTTCTCTGAGCCAGAGGCCCGACGGCTGTTCGGCAGCGATCCCGGCCTGCCGGCGGCGATGATCGACGACTATCTGACGCCGTGGCCAGCAGGCAAGGCCGAGAAGCGGTTCCTGGCGCGGTTCAGGAGCCTGCACTGCTAG
- a CDS encoding tyrosine phosphatase family protein, with translation MIHVCSLAALAETVRTTGASHILTVMANVDQVRRPTSVLEANHLKVSMDDIDEPADGFIAPNDGHILQLLAFVRGWDRKAPLVVHCYAGISRSSASAFTAACALNPHRDEITIARQIRAASPIAQPNRLIVALADKALGREGRMLRALDVMGPGNMTIEGRPFRVDLE, from the coding sequence ATGATCCACGTCTGCTCGCTTGCCGCACTTGCCGAAACCGTGAGAACCACGGGCGCCAGTCATATCCTCACCGTGATGGCCAACGTCGATCAGGTGCGACGTCCGACGTCCGTTCTCGAAGCCAATCATCTGAAGGTGTCGATGGACGACATCGACGAACCCGCGGACGGCTTCATCGCGCCGAACGACGGCCATATCCTGCAGCTTCTCGCCTTCGTGCGCGGCTGGGATCGCAAGGCGCCGCTGGTCGTGCATTGCTACGCCGGAATCAGCCGCTCGTCCGCGAGCGCTTTCACCGCTGCCTGCGCGCTCAATCCGCATCGCGACGAGATCACCATCGCACGGCAAATCCGCGCGGCTTCGCCGATCGCGCAACCGAACCGCCTGATCGTGGCGCTGGCGGACAAGGCACTGGGCCGCGAGGGACGGATGCTGCGCGCGCTCGACGTGATGGGGCCCGGCAACATGACGATCGAAGGCCGACCGTTCCGCGTCGATCTGGAATAG
- a CDS encoding gamma-glutamyl-gamma-aminobutyrate hydrolase family protein, which yields MRKPVVGMIGTSHRVEDRFEVQMISERNLRAVAQVAGALPLMFAGCPEITEIGALLDVVDGVVLAGARANVHPSRFRAEPNPRHEPYDVNRDGLALSLAEACVTRGVPIFGICRGVQEMNVAFGGSLHPEIRELPGRLNHRMARLENGEIHPDMTVVFADRHEVRLVQGGVFARLLGRETIRVNSLHGQAILEPGERVVVEGVAEDGTIEAVRIADAPAFALGVQWHAEYDPQRNPINRALFEAFGEALLVRRRAA from the coding sequence ATGAGAAAGCCGGTAGTCGGCATGATCGGGACTTCGCACCGTGTCGAGGACCGATTTGAGGTGCAGATGATCAGCGAGCGGAACCTGCGGGCGGTTGCGCAGGTCGCCGGCGCGCTGCCGCTGATGTTCGCGGGCTGTCCGGAGATTACCGAGATCGGAGCGTTGCTCGATGTGGTCGACGGTGTCGTGCTGGCGGGTGCGCGCGCCAACGTCCATCCGAGCCGTTTCCGCGCCGAGCCGAATCCGCGGCATGAGCCTTACGACGTCAACCGCGACGGTCTCGCATTGTCGTTGGCGGAAGCCTGCGTAACCCGCGGCGTCCCGATTTTCGGCATCTGCCGCGGCGTCCAGGAGATGAACGTCGCATTCGGCGGCTCGCTGCATCCGGAGATTCGCGAATTGCCGGGACGCCTGAATCATCGGATGGCGCGACTTGAGAACGGCGAGATTCATCCGGATATGACCGTGGTGTTCGCTGACCGTCACGAGGTCCGTCTCGTCCAGGGCGGGGTGTTCGCGCGCTTGCTCGGCCGCGAGACCATCCGCGTCAATTCGCTGCACGGCCAAGCCATCCTCGAACCCGGCGAGCGCGTCGTCGTCGAGGGCGTGGCCGAGGACGGCACCATCGAGGCGGTCCGCATCGCGGATGCGCCGGCGTTCGCGCTCGGTGTGCAATGGCACGCCGAATACGATCCGCAGCGCAATCCGATCAACCGGGCGCTGTTCGAAGCGTTCGGCGAGGCGCTGCTTGTGCGGCGGCGCGCGGCCTGA
- a CDS encoding DUF3644 domain-containing protein produces MARRPANTLEKWEVAVVKAMLARKYVPQDIQAYFSRPTRSINHARISEIRDGTKHKAIKPASDAELDIFLAAWPNIDPATGLHLQGDELLVKAREAMIAAVHTFNSAGLYFRAELFIVTSVIAWTYLLHAYYKREGIDYRHKKGGVVEKTPSGADKFWELGQCLAHGKCPLDKGVVNNLKFLTEIRHEIEHRSTNRIDDALSAKLQACCINFNEAIKTLFGKEFALEKRLPLALQFVTFDGAQRASLVSADLPAHIATAMDNFHGGLTEDEQKDPKFRYRVAFVPKVSGKASKADLAVEFIKPGSPEAEAVERVLLKEVERPKLLPSEIVAKVKAAGYAGFNMHDHTLLAKQLDARKAGKGYGVQVAKTWYWYENWLDKIIEKLAEGWKRA; encoded by the coding sequence GTGGCACGGCGGCCGGCAAACACGCTGGAAAAATGGGAAGTTGCCGTCGTCAAAGCGATGTTGGCAAGGAAATACGTCCCCCAGGACATTCAGGCTTACTTCTCACGCCCGACTCGGTCGATCAATCACGCTCGCATCTCGGAAATACGAGACGGCACTAAACACAAAGCCATCAAGCCGGCCTCGGACGCCGAGTTGGATATTTTCCTCGCGGCTTGGCCAAATATCGACCCTGCGACTGGCCTCCACCTTCAAGGCGACGAACTGCTTGTTAAGGCGCGCGAGGCAATGATTGCCGCCGTTCACACCTTCAACAGCGCCGGGCTGTATTTCAGGGCTGAGCTTTTTATCGTCACCAGCGTTATCGCCTGGACCTACCTTCTGCACGCTTACTATAAGCGCGAAGGCATCGATTATCGGCATAAGAAGGGTGGAGTCGTCGAAAAAACACCAAGTGGTGCCGATAAATTTTGGGAATTGGGGCAGTGTCTCGCACATGGGAAATGCCCGTTAGACAAAGGTGTCGTTAACAACCTGAAATTCCTGACCGAGATTCGGCACGAAATCGAGCATCGCTCCACCAACAGAATTGACGATGCCTTGAGCGCTAAACTTCAGGCATGCTGCATCAACTTCAACGAAGCGATCAAAACACTATTCGGTAAGGAGTTTGCTCTGGAAAAGAGGCTCCCACTCGCATTGCAATTCGTAACGTTTGACGGCGCGCAAAGAGCCAGCTTGGTCAGTGCGGACCTGCCGGCCCATATTGCCACGGCCATGGACAATTTCCACGGCGGGCTGACCGAAGACGAACAGAAAGACCCCAAATTTCGTTATCGCGTGGCCTTCGTGCCGAAGGTATCCGGCAAGGCTTCCAAGGCGGACCTTGCGGTTGAATTCATTAAACCCGGCTCGCCAGAGGCGGAAGCTGTTGAACGGGTTCTTCTAAAGGAAGTGGAGCGCCCCAAGCTTTTGCCGTCCGAGATCGTGGCGAAGGTCAAGGCCGCCGGATATGCTGGCTTCAACATGCACGACCACACCTTGTTGGCAAAACAGCTTGATGCACGCAAGGCCGGCAAGGGCTACGGCGTGCAGGTGGCCAAGACTTGGTATTGGTATGAAAACTGGCTCGACAAAATCATCGAGAAATTGGCCGAAGGATGGAAGCGCGCGTAA